Proteins encoded in a region of the Ornithodoros turicata isolate Travis chromosome 3, ASM3712646v1, whole genome shotgun sequence genome:
- the LOC135389594 gene encoding uncharacterized protein LOC135389594, giving the protein MALAKARDHHYESIPRRHFLVTVGYLSNIWEVDELCSTTSDAVIRKLKAHFGRYGIPLTVFTDNASQQFAHFANEWDFKHHTSSPHYPQSNGMVESAVKTAKELLTKALESEREPQLAFLDYRNTPQQGTQMSPTQAFLNAEREPHNLQRRSSCSRDMGHHKQQSKHNKGEVPLTTTRARNSSVRYSRTDCTSTARASKHKLAE; this is encoded by the exons ATGGCACTCGCAAAAGCCAGAGATCATCACTACGAAAGCATCCCAC GACGTCATTTTCTCGTCACGGTCGGCTACCTGAGCAACATCTGGGAAGTCGACGAACTCTGTTCCACAACAAGTGACGCAGTTATCAGAAAGCTGAAAGCTCACTTCGGCAGATATGGCATTCCGCTAACAGTGTTCACGGACAATGCCAGCCAGCAGTTCGCCCACTTTGCGAATGAATGGGACTTCAAGCATCACACCAGCAGCCCCCACTACCCGCAATCAAACGGCATGGTGGAGTCTGCTGTGAAAACGGCGAAGGAACTACTAACGAAAGCCCTCGAGAGTGAGCGGGAACCGCAGCTAGCTTTCCTTGACTACAGGAACACACCCCAGCAAGGAACACAAATGTCGCCCACACAAGCATTTTTGAACGCAGAACGCGAACCACACAACCTACAACGGAGGTCCTCCTGCAGCCGGGATATGGGACACCACAAACAGCAAAGCAAGCACAACAAAGGCGAAGTGCCACTTACTACAACAAGAGCGCGAAACAGCTCAGTGAGATACAGCAGGACGGACTGTACGAGTACAGCCCGCGCAAGCAAGCACaagctcgctgagtga